The Fulvivirga ligni genome window below encodes:
- the trhA gene encoding PAQR family membrane homeostasis protein TrhA codes for MARTVLTYYHKREEILNVVTHFVGLVLSIAALTLLIVYASIYGNAWHIVSFTIFGSSMTVLYLASTLYHAAKKKSVRRKLNVFDHAAIYLMIAGTYTPFCLVAIQGAVGWTFFGITWGLAVIGIVMKFFFTGRFNTLSTVSYVLLGWIAVFLAKPLLENLSTPALLYLLAGGVCYTVGAIFYSINKIPYNHAIFHFWVLAGSMLHFVSIFFYLL; via the coding sequence ATGGCTCGAACCGTTCTTACTTACTATCATAAAAGAGAGGAAATCCTCAATGTTGTCACTCATTTCGTTGGTTTAGTGCTGAGTATAGCGGCTCTTACGCTGCTGATAGTATATGCTTCAATCTATGGCAACGCCTGGCATATTGTAAGTTTCACCATTTTTGGTAGTAGCATGACTGTGCTCTATCTGGCATCTACGCTGTACCATGCGGCTAAGAAAAAGTCCGTAAGAAGAAAGCTGAATGTATTTGACCATGCCGCTATCTACCTAATGATTGCAGGCACCTACACTCCATTTTGCCTGGTGGCCATCCAGGGTGCCGTGGGTTGGACCTTTTTCGGAATTACCTGGGGCTTGGCCGTTATCGGGATTGTGATGAAGTTTTTCTTTACAGGAAGGTTCAACACCTTGTCCACCGTAAGCTATGTTCTCCTGGGCTGGATTGCCGTATTCTTGGCTAAGCCTTTATTAGAAAACTTATCTACACCGGCTTTGCTTTATTTACTGGCTGGTGGTGTTTGCTATACAGTAGGTGCTATCTTTTATTCAATTAATAAGATCCCCTATAACCATGCAATATTTCATTTCTGGGTATTAGCCGGGTCTATGCTACATTTTGTAAGCATATTTTTCTACTTACTCTAA